One window of the Tetragenococcus koreensis genome contains the following:
- the pfkB gene encoding 1-phosphofructokinase has product MAFYTCTLNLAIDLFIETDELKPFVVNRTKDDDIQANGKGVNVSLILKLLGIDSTALGFQAGFTGNHIEDFLQDKQINTGFIEVPGLTRINVFTQVNETKEEYKLVNKGPTIPDEAIQSLLNQINQLQAGDYLCISGSFPQGVSSSILVDIAQICYKRKVHLVIDNSSLAVMDCLTYQPFLLKPNEEELALWFGKKIHTREEYIFYGKELLKQGAENVLISLGAEGAILLNKEGIFSGNSPKGKVVNTACSGDTLLGTFMAGILNGKNMEENLKHSLAAGSSTAFRKGLTDFSDVDDLQTQITIQKEE; this is encoded by the coding sequence ATGGCATTTTATACATGTACCTTAAATTTAGCGATCGATTTATTTATTGAAACAGATGAACTAAAACCCTTTGTGGTAAACCGGACAAAAGATGATGACATACAAGCCAACGGCAAGGGAGTTAATGTCTCTCTTATTTTAAAATTATTGGGAATCGATAGTACAGCATTAGGCTTTCAAGCTGGTTTTACCGGGAATCATATTGAAGACTTTTTACAGGATAAACAAATTAATACTGGATTTATCGAAGTTCCAGGTTTAACTCGGATTAACGTTTTTACCCAGGTGAATGAGACCAAAGAGGAGTATAAGTTAGTCAATAAGGGACCTACAATTCCAGATGAAGCAATTCAAAGCTTATTAAATCAAATTAACCAGTTACAAGCAGGTGATTATCTGTGTATTTCGGGAAGTTTCCCGCAAGGCGTTTCTTCATCTATTTTAGTAGATATTGCACAAATCTGTTATAAGAGAAAAGTCCATTTAGTGATCGATAATAGTTCTCTGGCTGTGATGGATTGCTTAACTTATCAGCCATTTTTATTAAAACCGAATGAAGAAGAATTAGCTTTGTGGTTTGGTAAAAAGATACATACACGAGAGGAGTATATTTTTTATGGAAAAGAGTTGTTAAAACAAGGAGCAGAAAATGTATTAATTTCTTTGGGTGCTGAGGGAGCTATTTTGCTAAATAAAGAAGGTATTTTTTCTGGAAACTCACCTAAAGGCAAAGTCGTTAATACAGCATGTTCGGGTGATACGCTATTAGGAACATTTATGGCGGGTATTTTAAATGGGAAAAATATGGAAGAAAACTTAAAACATAGTTTAGCTGCTGGAAGTTCAACTGCTTTTCGCAAAGGATTAACGGATTTTTCAGATGTAGATGATTTACAAACACAAATTACCATTCAAAAAGAGGAGTGA
- a CDS encoding GRP family sugar transporter codes for MGNILLGLVPALMWGLQPLVMQKIGGKATNQQMGMSMGTLLFSVGVLLFHQPTEWSANLIIASLLCGIFWSFGQINQIKSFHIIGVSRAMPISTGTQLLGTTLVGVLYFREWTQAMQFVLGISALVLIVAGVAFTAFQEKEEKIGSEINMKRGMTILIVSSAGFVLYAVIPRIADINGWDAVFPQAIGMFIGSILFCSFEKRPEIFGRKSFQNILTGLFFAVANVTIMLSNEANGVALGFTLSQMNVVVSTVGGLVVLHETKTSKELKYTLGGLILVLAGGILIGMTK; via the coding sequence ATGGGGAATATTTTATTAGGTCTAGTGCCTGCATTAATGTGGGGGCTTCAACCTCTTGTTATGCAAAAAATTGGTGGAAAAGCAACGAATCAACAGATGGGGATGTCTATGGGAACGCTCCTGTTTTCAGTTGGCGTGTTACTTTTTCATCAGCCTACTGAATGGAGTGCGAATTTAATTATTGCCTCTTTGTTATGCGGGATCTTTTGGTCATTTGGCCAAATTAACCAAATAAAAAGTTTCCATATTATTGGCGTTTCACGCGCGATGCCAATTTCAACGGGAACCCAACTGTTAGGAACTACTTTAGTTGGTGTCCTTTATTTCCGTGAATGGACACAAGCGATGCAGTTTGTATTAGGGATTAGTGCATTAGTTCTTATCGTTGCAGGGGTTGCATTTACTGCTTTTCAAGAAAAAGAAGAAAAAATTGGTTCTGAAATTAATATGAAAAGAGGCATGACCATATTAATTGTTTCCTCCGCTGGTTTTGTACTTTATGCTGTTATTCCTCGAATAGCGGATATTAATGGCTGGGATGCTGTTTTTCCACAAGCAATTGGGATGTTTATCGGATCGATATTGTTTTGCTCTTTTGAAAAACGACCGGAGATTTTTGGTAGGAAATCTTTCCAAAATATCTTAACTGGACTTTTTTTTGCCGTTGCTAACGTTACAATTATGCTTTCAAATGAAGCTAATGGCGTAGCATTAGGTTTTACCCTTTCGCAAATGAATGTGGTAGTTTCTACAGTAGGCGGGCTCGTCGTTCTTCATGAAACGAAAACCTCTAAAGAACTTAAATATACACTGGGGGGATTGATCCTAGTGCTGGCCGGAGGAATTTTGATCGGAATGACCAAGTAA
- a CDS encoding MurR/RpiR family transcriptional regulator: protein MDNKLSDSEQYVWEFIQENLQTIPNYSIVKLSELANVSTATIVRTMKKKGYEGFTAFKHHLKEMSYKDINFSALDKVDQGIRTAILKNEQEVARTINMIEIGNIEDAIQRIKVAKRIIIFARGFSEMTAEEMMVKFQLTGKYCELHADPEIIKTRSKKLSKDDIVIFISLNGETEELVTAAKNCYKLEIGTILITANRHSSLMSLIEIPFVGFKSEGSFFPDYEVRSRLPLAILARVLLDSYALRVGEN, encoded by the coding sequence ATGGATAACAAACTAAGCGATTCAGAACAATATGTTTGGGAGTTTATTCAAGAAAATCTACAAACGATTCCTAATTATTCCATTGTTAAATTAAGTGAATTGGCCAATGTTTCAACAGCAACTATTGTTCGCACCATGAAGAAAAAAGGCTATGAAGGTTTCACAGCCTTTAAACATCATTTAAAAGAAATGTCTTACAAAGATATTAACTTTTCTGCTTTAGATAAAGTCGATCAAGGGATACGGACAGCGATCTTAAAAAATGAACAAGAAGTAGCTCGAACCATTAATATGATCGAAATCGGGAATATTGAAGACGCCATTCAAAGAATTAAAGTGGCCAAACGAATCATTATTTTTGCGCGGGGTTTTTCAGAAATGACTGCTGAAGAAATGATGGTAAAATTTCAATTAACGGGAAAATACTGTGAGTTACATGCGGACCCCGAGATTATAAAAACAAGGAGTAAAAAATTAAGCAAGGACGATATTGTTATTTTTATCTCGCTGAATGGGGAGACAGAAGAACTCGTTACTGCAGCTAAAAACTGTTATAAATTAGAAATTGGGACAATTTTAATAACGGCCAATCGTCATTCTAGTTTGATGTCTTTGATCGAAATCCCATTCGTAGGGTTTAAATCGGAAGGATCATTTTTCCCTGATTATGAGGTACGCTCGAGGTTACCACTGGCTATTTTAGCGCGAGTACTTTTGGACTCCTATGCGTTGAGAGTAGGAGAAAATTAA
- a CDS encoding alcohol dehydrogenase catalytic domain-containing protein yields MKTVRLYGKEKIQLDDVEKPLINENELLLKVKAASLCGTDVRMYKNGYSGVDENSPLTLGHEVSGVIAEAGSNVTSYKVGQRISVAPNIGCGNCDQCVSGNTHLCANYQAFGINLPGGFAEYLKIPGEAIQQGNITLLADETSFEQAALIEPFSCVFNGQAIAAVYPGDTVLIIGGGPIGIMHAMLAFSQGASQVILNDRHEERLAAATKILPKLTVLTSEDLANKISGETQGQGVNLCIVAAPSPEAQIESMHYMAMNGRLLFFGGLPKDRENVPLNTNILHYKQLRIFGCTRASISSYRTSEKLIASGQVPIERLITNRYPIEEFKQALENAEKSVGLKNMIVLN; encoded by the coding sequence ATGAAGACAGTACGGCTTTATGGGAAAGAAAAAATACAGTTGGATGATGTAGAAAAACCGCTAATAAATGAAAATGAACTATTATTAAAAGTGAAAGCGGCTTCTCTTTGTGGCACCGATGTGCGCATGTATAAAAATGGTTATTCAGGCGTTGATGAGAATTCTCCCTTAACATTAGGTCATGAAGTTTCAGGAGTTATTGCAGAAGCCGGTTCTAACGTTACGTCTTATAAAGTAGGACAAAGGATTTCCGTTGCACCCAATATAGGCTGTGGTAACTGCGACCAATGTGTGAGTGGAAACACGCATCTTTGCGCGAATTACCAAGCGTTTGGCATTAATTTACCAGGTGGCTTTGCTGAATATTTAAAGATCCCTGGAGAAGCAATTCAACAAGGAAATATTACACTTTTAGCAGATGAAACTTCTTTTGAACAGGCGGCATTAATTGAACCTTTCAGTTGTGTGTTTAATGGACAAGCTATTGCCGCTGTTTATCCGGGAGATACCGTGTTGATTATCGGTGGAGGTCCTATTGGAATTATGCACGCGATGTTAGCCTTTAGCCAGGGCGCGAGCCAAGTGATTTTAAACGACCGTCATGAAGAACGATTGGCAGCGGCAACAAAGATCTTGCCCAAATTAACGGTTTTAACTAGCGAAGACTTAGCTAATAAAATTTCAGGAGAAACACAGGGGCAAGGCGTTAACTTGTGTATTGTAGCGGCTCCTTCGCCAGAAGCACAAATCGAAAGTATGCATTATATGGCAATGAACGGCCGCTTACTTTTCTTTGGTGGTCTACCAAAAGATCGCGAAAATGTCCCATTAAACACCAATATCTTGCATTATAAACAATTACGGATTTTCGGCTGTACCAGAGCAAGCATATCTTCTTATCGCACATCTGAAAAGTTGATTGCTAGTGGGCAAGTTCCAATTGAACGATTAATTACCAATAGATATCCGATAGAAGAATTTAAACAAGCATTGGAGAATGCTGAAAAATCGGTTGGATTGAAGAATATGATTGTGCTTAATTGA
- the deoC gene encoding deoxyribose-phosphate aldolase, with protein MSVNLTVEQFANKIDHTLLKADAQKTDFEKLCQEAREYGFKMVAINSAPVTLCKKLLQGSSVHVGAAIGFPLGQTTIETKAFETKEAIENGADEIDYVINISKLKDGDLNYIEKEMKRIVDICKDKEILSKVILETCYLTDDEKKKICEIAKEVQPDFVKTTTGFGSAGATVADVQLMKQTVGDKVKVKAAGGIRDLKTAKDMIEAGADRLGMSSSVKVIEEYQAEKGRVE; from the coding sequence ATGTCTGTAAATTTAACTGTTGAACAGTTCGCAAATAAAATTGACCACACTTTATTGAAGGCAGATGCGCAAAAAACAGATTTTGAGAAGCTATGTCAGGAAGCACGAGAATATGGGTTTAAAATGGTGGCTATTAATTCAGCACCTGTTACTTTGTGTAAAAAGTTATTACAAGGTAGTTCGGTTCATGTTGGTGCAGCAATTGGGTTTCCCTTAGGACAAACAACCATTGAAACAAAGGCTTTTGAAACAAAAGAAGCGATTGAAAATGGCGCTGATGAAATCGATTATGTTATTAATATATCGAAGTTAAAAGATGGCGATTTGAATTATATTGAAAAAGAAATGAAGCGGATTGTAGATATCTGTAAAGATAAAGAAATTCTTTCAAAAGTGATTCTGGAAACTTGCTATTTAACTGATGACGAAAAGAAAAAAATATGCGAGATTGCAAAAGAAGTTCAACCAGATTTTGTCAAAACAACGACAGGTTTTGGCTCTGCTGGGGCTACGGTAGCCGATGTCCAATTAATGAAACAAACAGTTGGAGATAAAGTAAAAGTCAAAGCAGCAGGAGGCATCCGTGATTTGAAAACAGCTAAGGATATGATTGAAGCCGGCGCTGATCGCTTAGGTATGAGTTCAAGTGTCAAAGTAATTGAAGAATATCAAGCCGAAAAAGGAAGAGTAGAATGA
- a CDS encoding zinc-binding dehydrogenase, with protein MKALMKLEKGFNNMKVVDIDEPEVKEDLVKIKVKYCGICGSDLHAYQGIYPSTIPPVVLGHEFAGEVIDIGPKVQNINIGDRVTSETTFATCNNCEQCKTKNYNLCSKRKGLGTQVNGAMSAYVLSREESVHVLDENVSYLSAALSEPLSCGVHASLEKVEVQKEDTVCVFGPGTIGILLAMVAKSKGARVIVAGVTKDEKRLELVKKLGFISVDQQKEDLKAIIDEHTQGNGVDFSFECSGVVKALNTALAITKKRGTIVQMGVFAKDFNEIDTQSILQKEINYIGSRSQKPSSWQKTMKILSDQVISPEQIVTSIISLENWKDGFENSIAAKDIKVVIDLEKDGPC; from the coding sequence TTGAAAGCTTTAATGAAATTGGAAAAAGGTTTTAACAATATGAAAGTTGTAGACATTGATGAACCAGAAGTGAAAGAAGATCTAGTTAAAATTAAAGTTAAATACTGCGGGATTTGTGGAAGTGATTTACATGCTTATCAAGGAATATACCCAAGTACAATTCCGCCTGTAGTATTAGGGCATGAATTTGCCGGAGAAGTTATAGACATTGGACCAAAAGTTCAAAATATAAACATTGGGGATCGTGTAACTAGTGAAACGACCTTTGCAACATGCAATAATTGTGAACAATGTAAAACTAAAAACTATAACCTGTGTTCTAAACGAAAAGGATTAGGAACACAAGTTAATGGAGCTATGTCAGCTTATGTTTTAAGTAGAGAAGAAAGTGTTCATGTTTTAGATGAAAATGTTTCTTACTTATCAGCAGCTTTATCAGAACCCTTATCATGTGGGGTACATGCTTCGTTAGAAAAAGTGGAAGTCCAAAAAGAAGATACTGTTTGTGTTTTTGGACCTGGGACAATAGGAATATTACTAGCTATGGTGGCTAAATCAAAAGGTGCTAGAGTGATAGTGGCAGGTGTTACGAAAGATGAAAAAAGATTAGAATTAGTAAAAAAATTAGGTTTTATATCCGTTGATCAGCAAAAGGAAGATTTAAAAGCGATTATTGATGAACATACTCAAGGAAATGGTGTTGATTTTTCCTTTGAATGTTCAGGGGTGGTTAAAGCATTAAATACAGCATTAGCCATAACTAAAAAAAGAGGAACAATCGTTCAAATGGGAGTTTTTGCTAAAGATTTTAATGAAATAGATACACAGTCTATATTACAAAAAGAAATAAACTACATTGGGTCAAGGTCACAAAAACCTTCTTCATGGCAAAAAACAATGAAAATCCTAAGTGATCAAGTAATTTCCCCAGAGCAAATTGTTACTTCAATTATTTCATTGGAAAATTGGAAAGATGGTTTTGAAAATTCAATAGCTGCTAAGGATATTAAAGTAGTGATTGATCTAGAAAAAGATGGGCCCTGCTAA
- a CDS encoding Gfo/Idh/MocA family protein: MSDNKIQVGVIGCGAIGREHIERLTNVVPETEVVAVYDYVREPAETAAKQYGATVYDSGEALIRSDEVDAILVASTDDTHADYVMEALKQNKYVFCEKPLALTAKECEKMIEIETKQGHRLLQMGFNRRFDKGYVEMKEAIDNSEIGEPLMIHSAHRNISQSPGFETDYAITRVAIHEIDISRWLLDEEYDEVQVLKVKQSNHTAGDWLNPQLVMFKTLSGQRVDVEVQTDGAYAYDIRCQVVGESGTLDLPDPATVVKRNNQSVSNDLPSTWAGRFGKSYDDEFLGWAKGILNDNIVGASTWDGYAACVTTDALIKSRQTGNPEKVVMIEQPDIYK; this comes from the coding sequence ATGAGTGATAATAAAATTCAAGTAGGGGTTATTGGATGTGGGGCAATCGGAAGAGAACATATCGAAAGACTAACAAACGTCGTTCCAGAGACGGAAGTCGTTGCAGTGTACGATTACGTTAGAGAGCCCGCTGAAACAGCAGCTAAGCAATATGGGGCGACAGTCTACGATAGCGGTGAAGCTTTGATTCGCAGCGATGAAGTAGATGCTATTTTAGTAGCTTCCACAGATGATACACATGCTGATTATGTAATGGAAGCTTTGAAACAAAATAAATATGTATTTTGTGAAAAACCGTTAGCGTTAACTGCAAAAGAATGTGAGAAAATGATAGAAATCGAAACAAAACAAGGACATCGTTTACTTCAAATGGGCTTTAATCGTCGTTTTGATAAAGGATATGTCGAAATGAAGGAAGCTATTGATAACAGTGAGATCGGTGAACCATTGATGATTCATAGTGCTCATCGTAATATTTCGCAATCGCCTGGATTTGAAACAGATTATGCAATTACACGTGTTGCTATACACGAAATTGATATTAGCCGTTGGTTATTAGACGAAGAATATGACGAAGTACAAGTGCTTAAAGTAAAACAAAGCAACCATACTGCTGGAGATTGGCTAAACCCGCAATTGGTAATGTTTAAAACACTCTCAGGTCAACGAGTGGATGTAGAAGTGCAAACTGACGGTGCTTATGCCTATGACATACGCTGTCAAGTTGTTGGAGAAAGCGGTACATTAGACCTACCTGATCCAGCTACTGTAGTTAAAAGAAATAACCAAAGCGTTTCAAATGATTTACCATCCACTTGGGCAGGACGATTTGGTAAATCATATGATGATGAGTTTCTTGGCTGGGCCAAAGGAATTTTAAATGATAATATTGTTGGTGCAAGTACTTGGGACGGTTATGCAGCTTGTGTTACTACCGATGCACTGATTAAATCAAGACAAACCGGAAACCCTGAAAAAGTAGTGATGATCGAACAACCGGACATCTATAAATAA
- a CDS encoding sigma 54-interacting transcriptional regulator — protein sequence MTNTEKIYDKIRNLYEDGREFTASELSKQIGLSRSMTSNYLNSLVKTKSLNKKNTRPVKFLLAHKKSAFDVVVGAQGSMATLVEQCQASVNYPPNGLPIILRGNSGVGKSMLAKQTYQYAKERNVLSPDAPLVTLNCADYANNPELLSSALFGYVKGAFTGADREKKGLLDSANGGYLFLDEVHNLTQENQEKLFILIDQKRFRRLGDDDNWQKADVRLILATTEDTNRRLLATFRRRIPLEITLPDFMDRPVQERLALITHFFQAEAKKMEKQVFIHQDELEKLLYVDVGGNVGAVQNKVQISCAQAYNQHVNDNFIKIGEAENDDKFIQISSNSSDELIEDGSYKFEKILKENFENKTFQEVCNNILPFLNQLKKGRNREEELFSTGERFIYSRLLANQNKLDRFGKNITQKHLKEIAILFNVGQNSSSLSIQSIDNKEDAKYFNMAQTIINQVHQKIRDSLLLYMITAYLKNELPIKIRKNAIILMHGKQSASSLSSEANNLIGDYVFEAFDMPIQVETKEIVHRVNEYVTNIDTREGLILLVDMGSLEKMYEEIKDNVTGDLLIVNNVSTSLALNIGFALLQNKSMDYFTELDYQQFNVKPQFFEGISQSQNIVISCMSGEGIAQKIKEIFEDTKTKVPIEIIVLDFEELEKIAAKKSYTSFKNTFAIISTSPITIPGVKCINIEDLVNGSYSLDFLETIYSSEQIRKQTNEIIKLFTIEGASLRLKFLNPDMVINEIEQIITSLEQRYQVTFKNFVRVNLFLHLSSMIERLLIGDAVEEMEQSISTELANFIEVTQDIFSSIYKKYNIITQVSHM from the coding sequence ATGACAAATACTGAAAAAATTTACGACAAAATAAGAAATTTATATGAAGATGGAAGAGAATTTACAGCTTCTGAATTATCAAAACAGATTGGTTTATCTAGAAGTATGACATCAAATTACTTGAATTCACTTGTTAAAACAAAAAGTTTAAATAAAAAGAATACTCGACCTGTTAAATTTTTGTTGGCACATAAAAAAAGCGCCTTCGATGTAGTTGTTGGAGCACAAGGGAGCATGGCTACGTTGGTTGAACAGTGTCAAGCTTCTGTAAACTATCCACCAAATGGATTGCCAATTATTTTGCGAGGTAATAGTGGCGTGGGTAAGAGTATGTTGGCAAAGCAAACTTATCAATATGCTAAAGAACGTAACGTGTTAAGTCCTGACGCGCCACTTGTTACACTAAACTGTGCAGATTATGCGAATAATCCAGAGCTGCTTTCTTCCGCGCTTTTTGGTTATGTAAAAGGAGCTTTTACAGGAGCTGATAGAGAGAAAAAAGGGCTACTTGATAGTGCAAATGGTGGGTATTTATTTTTAGATGAAGTGCATAATTTGACGCAGGAAAATCAAGAAAAGTTATTTATTTTAATTGATCAGAAGAGATTTCGCCGTCTTGGTGATGATGATAACTGGCAAAAAGCAGATGTTCGTTTGATACTTGCTACAACTGAAGACACAAATAGACGTTTATTGGCAACTTTTCGAAGAAGAATACCATTAGAAATTACTTTACCAGATTTCATGGATCGTCCAGTACAAGAGCGTTTAGCTTTAATTACTCACTTTTTTCAAGCAGAAGCAAAAAAGATGGAAAAACAAGTTTTTATTCACCAAGACGAATTAGAAAAGCTGCTGTATGTAGATGTAGGCGGCAATGTTGGTGCAGTGCAAAACAAAGTACAGATTAGTTGTGCACAGGCTTATAATCAACACGTAAATGACAATTTTATTAAAATCGGCGAGGCAGAAAACGATGATAAGTTCATTCAAATTTCTTCAAATAGTAGCGACGAACTAATCGAAGATGGCAGTTATAAATTTGAAAAAATATTAAAAGAAAATTTTGAGAATAAAACCTTTCAAGAAGTATGCAATAATATTCTTCCTTTTTTGAATCAATTAAAAAAAGGAAGAAATAGAGAGGAAGAACTATTTTCAACTGGTGAACGTTTCATTTATTCAAGATTGCTAGCAAATCAAAATAAATTAGATCGTTTTGGTAAGAATATTACACAAAAGCACTTAAAAGAGATAGCTATTTTATTTAATGTAGGGCAAAATTCCTCTTCTTTAAGTATACAATCTATTGATAATAAGGAAGATGCGAAGTATTTCAACATGGCGCAAACTATTATTAATCAAGTTCATCAGAAAATAAGGGATTCGTTATTACTGTATATGATAACTGCATATTTAAAAAATGAGTTGCCTATAAAAATTAGAAAGAACGCAATCATTTTAATGCATGGGAAACAGTCTGCTTCAAGCTTATCCAGCGAAGCTAATAATTTGATCGGAGACTATGTATTTGAAGCCTTTGATATGCCAATTCAGGTAGAGACAAAAGAAATTGTCCATAGGGTAAACGAGTATGTTACAAATATCGATACAAGAGAGGGTCTAATCCTTTTAGTTGACATGGGATCACTTGAAAAAATGTATGAAGAGATCAAAGACAATGTTACTGGTGATCTGCTTATTGTTAATAACGTATCAACTTCACTTGCATTAAACATTGGTTTTGCATTATTACAAAATAAATCAATGGATTATTTTACAGAATTGGATTATCAACAATTTAATGTGAAACCGCAATTTTTTGAAGGAATCTCACAATCGCAAAATATCGTTATTTCTTGTATGTCTGGGGAAGGTATCGCACAAAAAATCAAAGAGATTTTCGAAGATACAAAAACTAAAGTCCCTATTGAAATTATTGTTCTTGATTTTGAAGAACTTGAAAAAATTGCAGCTAAAAAAAGCTATACTTCATTTAAAAATACTTTCGCTATCATTAGTACATCCCCCATTACAATTCCTGGAGTGAAGTGTATTAACATTGAAGATTTAGTCAACGGAAGTTACAGCCTTGATTTTTTGGAGACAATTTATAGTTCAGAACAGATTCGGAAACAAACCAACGAAATTATTAAGTTATTTACCATTGAAGGAGCTAGTTTAAGACTTAAGTTTTTAAATCCTGATATGGTCATCAATGAAATTGAGCAGATTATTACATCATTAGAACAGCGTTACCAAGTAACTTTTAAAAACTTTGTCCGAGTTAACCTGTTTTTGCATCTTTCTTCTATGATTGAGCGATTGTTGATAGGAGACGCAGTTGAGGAGATGGAACAATCTATAAGTACAGAACTTGCTAACTTTATTGAGGTGACACAAGATATTTTCAGCTCTATTTATAAAAAATATAATATTATAACTCAAGTTTCGCACATGTAA
- a CDS encoding transposase — protein sequence MVHLKAIKNQLPNEIKALFSELKVTQFLKQAHMEKQKGYSVAILFTFLFSLVFKGKSLNQVLSGRESDQYMKKDTVYRWMNNPHNNWRLFLLRFSASVIEKLHSLTDTKTHIRTLILDDSTFYRNRSQEVPGLARLWDHALKQGYKGYRMLTLGFSDGYSFIPIDFGLLSGKKKVNQTIAEKDQRTVGAKRFNESSRKMPEVALEMVQRALNQGIYATHVLMDKWFTSPKMIDQLHDMGIHTIGMVKNGKTKYLFHQRLYKLEELYAKSTKEYTQEAIISSIVVKPSSGKNPVKIVFVKNHNKKSAWLAIMTDDLDLSSQEMVKTYSARWDIETFFKASKSLLHLTKETQTRHYQALICHTTIVFTRYILLSWQQRCANDERTLGGLFYELGDQIKELDWSAALIELVHIIQAVSEESGSQLQDFITSQLQHWVDTLPRYIKAYLPDLVCET from the coding sequence ATGGTACACTTAAAAGCTATTAAAAATCAATTACCGAATGAAATAAAAGCCCTTTTTTCTGAATTAAAAGTCACGCAATTTTTAAAACAAGCCCATATGGAAAAGCAAAAAGGGTATTCGGTGGCTATTCTATTCACTTTTCTCTTTAGCCTCGTCTTTAAAGGAAAATCCTTAAACCAAGTTCTCAGTGGGCGGGAAAGCGACCAATACATGAAAAAAGATACCGTGTATCGATGGATGAACAATCCCCATAACAACTGGCGTCTGTTTTTACTTCGGTTTAGTGCGTCTGTCATCGAAAAGCTCCATTCTTTAACGGATACGAAAACCCATATTCGGACGTTGATCTTGGATGATTCGACGTTTTATCGTAATCGAAGCCAAGAGGTACCAGGCTTAGCTCGTCTTTGGGATCATGCGCTCAAACAAGGATACAAAGGGTATCGTATGCTTACTTTAGGGTTCTCCGATGGCTATTCTTTCATTCCGATTGATTTCGGGTTACTATCCGGTAAGAAAAAAGTGAACCAAACCATAGCAGAAAAAGATCAACGAACCGTAGGAGCCAAACGATTCAACGAATCAAGTCGTAAAATGCCCGAAGTGGCACTTGAGATGGTTCAACGCGCCTTGAACCAAGGGATTTACGCCACCCATGTGTTGATGGATAAATGGTTTACTTCCCCTAAAATGATAGACCAATTACACGATATGGGGATTCACACCATTGGGATGGTGAAAAATGGAAAAACCAAATACCTTTTTCATCAACGTTTATACAAGCTGGAAGAACTTTATGCCAAATCTACGAAAGAATATACACAAGAAGCGATTATTTCCTCGATTGTGGTGAAACCAAGCTCCGGCAAAAATCCCGTGAAAATCGTTTTTGTCAAAAATCACAATAAGAAAAGTGCTTGGTTGGCGATTATGACCGATGATCTGGATTTATCTTCCCAAGAAATGGTCAAAACATACTCGGCGAGATGGGACATCGAGACATTTTTTAAGGCATCGAAATCATTGCTTCATCTGACTAAAGAAACACAAACGCGACATTATCAAGCCTTAATTTGTCACACCACCATTGTGTTCACACGGTATATTTTATTAAGCTGGCAGCAGCGCTGTGCCAATGATGAGCGGACCTTAGGTGGCTTATTTTATGAACTGGGCGATCAAATAAAAGAACTCGATTGGTCCGCTGCTCTTATCGAATTAGTACATATTATTCAAGCGGTAAGCGAAGAATCAGGAAGCCAATTACAAGATTTTATTACAAGTCAACTCCAACACTGGGTGGATACTCTGCCCCGTTATATCAAGGCTTATCTCCCAGATTTGGTGTGCGAAACTTGA